The sequence TGATGATAATAAGGCTTTCGTGGATTTTTCTCTTTAAGCGACTAAGCAAGTCCAGAGAAGACCACCCCCTGCAGGGCCCAGATCTGAGAGAGGTACTCGGGAGCCTACTTCGCTGGGAGCAGCCTCCCTTTGCGTGTGTGGCCATTCACTGGCTTGTGTTTCTAGAGCCGGGAGGACCCTTTTCTGCAATGCAGGGTTCACACAGGGTTCGCAGCCTGAAGATGGAGCAGTCCGAATTCTCTTCCCTGTGCAGTTTGCGCAGCTGTGTTTGTCTGATGGGCTTTCTAATCCTGTGTGCTCTCCTTGACTTCAGGGACaatggcattacaggcatgagccaccatgcctggctgtctCCCTATGTTTCAGATGAAGACATAGGCTTAAGGAGGTCAGGTGACTTGCCCACGACCACTCTGTAAATAAGAGGCATGAAAAGTATTTGGAGCCACCACCACCAAGCCCACTGGTCACCCTGGGTCTCTGAAgtcagggaggcaggaggatgggagGTCTGAGGAGGCAGAGAGGCTGAGCCTGGAGGCCCTGGAGGCCGAGGCcccatctgttgtttccttatgTGGAAAATAAGAGGCTTCGTTTGTCCTATTGCCACAGAGCGTACTACTTCAGGAACATCCAAGACATGGAAATccgcagggcacggtggctcacgtctataatcccggcactttgggaggttgaggtgggagaatcgcttgaggccagaagttcaagaccagcctgagcaacatagtcagaccccgtctctataaaaaacattatttttaaaaaagacatggAAGTCAAATTCTAAAAACTggtgctggctgggtgcggtggctcatgcctataatcccagcactttgggaggccgaggcgggtggatcacctgaggtcaggagttcaagaccagcctggccaacatggtaaaacctctaCTAAAGaaatctttactgaaaatacaaaaatccagtctctactaaaataagtctctactaaaaatacaaaaattagccaggcgtggtgctgcacacctgtaatatcagctactcgggaggctgaggcaggagactcgcttgatcccatgcagcggaggttgcagtgagccgagatcacgccattgcactccagcctgggcatcagaataagactccgtctcaaaaaaaaaaccacaaaaaaacaaaacaacaacaaaagaaaactagtgCTTATTCGTCACTGGCCAAGCTGCCCATTGGCTACATGGGTGCTTCAAAGAGCTGCCCTTCTCCAGGTCTGGCCAGCAGGTATGTGTTACAGCAAATGCCTGGGGCAGCGGCAGGGGCATTGCTGCGGGAAGCTTCTGGACTTGCAGGAAAGCTAAGTTCTCAGACTGCAGGGGAGCTAAGCACACCTCGGCACAGGGTGAGGCCTGCGGTTCTCAGACTTCAGTCTTTGTGGAgcttgagaaaaatgaggctttgCAGGTCCCACCCCTAGAGATTCTGCTCTATCCACTCTTGAAGGGGATCGAGAAATTTGCATTTTGCAACTCCCACTTTCCTCCTTGAAAGCTCCGGAGATTCTGACGCAGGGTTCCGTGGGCCacactttggaaaatacagaCCCATGAGATAGAATACCAGACTGTTGAAGTGTAACGGGGGCCTGGGAAGTGCAGTAACAGAAGCAAGTTTGAGGGTAAAGGACACCCAGAGGAGGGAGGGACAGCATCTGCATGGAGAGGAGAAGAGACCCCCCAGCAGCTTCCAGGGTGTTGGAAGGGTGCGCTAGTAACTGCTATGCATGGCAGGTGGGGAACTGTACGTCAGGGCACAGCAGCATGAAGCGGTATGGCTCGTGTGGACAGCTAGGGACAGGCAGGCGTGGAGCAGGCATCCTGTTCTGAAGGCCAAATCCCACAGAGGAGCCAGGGTGCTGGCAGGAGCCCTGAACTAGCCGAACAGCTGAACAGCTGAACATTCACCCTGTGGGGAAAGGGTCAGAAGCGTCCAGGCTTGAGGGCACAGCTGGGTCTCGTCACTGCATCACCCTTATTTAGGATAAAGGCCCTGAAGAATTGTATTAGAGGTTGGCAAAGCATATCTACCACCTCCTGGAGCCACGCTGGCCGCAGGGattataattatttccattttcaaattaAGGCCTCtgagctcagagaggggaagttacttgtctgaggccacacagcttgTTGGAGCCCATCTCTTGACCCAAAGACTGTGGAGCCGAGTTGGCCACCTCTCTGGGAGCGGGTATTGGATGGTGGTTGATGGTTTTCCATTGCTTTCCTGGGAAAGGGGTGTCTCTGTCCCTAAGCAAAAAGGCAGGGAGGAAGAGATGCTTCCCCAGGGCAGCCGTCTGCTGTAGCTGCGCTTCCAACCTGGCTTCCACCTGCCTAACCCAGTGGTGAGCCTGGGAATGGACCCACGGGACAGGCAGCCCCCAGGGCCTTTTCTGACCCCACCCACTCGAGTCCTGGCttcactcccttccttccttcccaggtGAACCTCCAAAATCAGGGGATCGCAGCGGCTACAGCAGCCCCGGCTCCCCAGGCACTCCCGGCAGCCGCTCCCGCACCCCGTCCCTTCCAACCCCACCCACCCGGGAGCCCAAGAAGGTGGCAGTGGTCCGTACTCCACCCAAGTCGCCGTCTTCCGCCAAGAGCCGCCTGCAGACAGCCCCCGTGCCCATGCCAGACCTGAAGAATGTCAAGTCCAAGATCGGCTCCACTGAGAACCTGAAGCACCAGCCGGGAGGCGGGAAGGTGAGAGTGGCTGGCTGCGCGTGGAGGTGTGGGGGGCTGCGCCTGGAGGGGTAGGGCTGTGCCTGGAAGGGTAGGGCTGCGCCTGGAGGTGCGCGGTTGAGCGTGGAGTCGTGGGACTGTGCATGGAGGTGTGGGGCTCCCCGCACCTGAGCACCCCCGCATAACACCCCAGTCCCCTCTGGACCCTCTTCAAGGAAGTTCAGTTCTTTATTGGGCTCTCCACTACACTGTGAGTGCCCTCCTCAGGCGAGAGAACGTTCTGGCTCTTCTCTTGCCCCTTCAGCCCCTGTTAATCGGACAGAGATGGCAGGGCTGTGTCTCCACGGCCGGAGGCTCTCATAGTCAGGGCACCCACAGCGGTTCCCCACCTGCCTTCTGGGCAGAATACACTGCCACCCATAGGTCAGCATCTCCACTCGTGGGCCATCTGCTTAGGTTGGGTTCCTCTGGATTCTGGGGAGATTGGGGGTTCTGTTTTGATCAGCTGATTCTTCTGGGAGCAAGTGGGTGCTCGCGAGCTCTCCAGCTTCCTAAAGGTGGAGAAGCACAGACTTCGGGGGCCTGGCCTGGATCCCTTTCCCCATTCCTGTCCCTGTGCCCCTCGTCTGGGTGCGTTAGGGCTGACATACAAAGCACCACAGTGAAAGAACAGCAGTATGCCTCCTCACTAGCCAGGTGTGGGCGGGTGGGTTTCTTCCAAGGCCTCTCTGTGGCCGTGGGTAGCCACCTCTGTCCTGCACCGCTGcagtcttccctctgtgtgtgctCCTGGTAGCTCTGCGCATGCTcatcttcttataagaacaccatggcagctgggcgtagtggctcacgcctataatcccagcactttgggaggctgaggcaggcagatcacgaggtcaggagttcgagaccaacctgaccaacagggtgaaacctcgtctctactaaaaatacaaaaatacctgggcgtggtggtggtgcgcgcctataatcccagctactcaggaggctgaggcaggagaatcgcttgaacccaggaggcagaggttgcagtgagccgagatagtgccactgcactccagtttgagcaacagagcgagactctgtctcaaaacaaaataaaacaaaccaaaaaaacccaccatGGCTTAGGGCCCAGCCTGATGACCTCATTTTTCACTTAGTCACCTCtctaaaggccctgtctccaaatagagtcacattctaaggtacgggggtgttggggaggggggttagggcttcaacatgtgaatttgcgGGGACCACAATTCAGCCCAGGACCCCGCTCCCGCCACCCAGCACTGGGGAGCTGGGGAAGGGTGAAGAGGAGGCTGGGGGTGAGAAGGACCACAGCTCACTCTGAGGCTGCAGATGTGCTGGGCCTTCTGGGCACTGGGCCTCGGGGAGCTAGGGGGCTTTCTGGAACCCTGGGCCTGCGTGTCAGCTTGCCTCCCCCACGCAGGCGCTCTCCACACCATTGAAGTTCTTATCACTTGGGTCTGAGCCTGGGGCATTTGGACGGAGGGTGGCCACCAGTGCACATGGGCACCTTGCCTCAAACCCTgccacctccccccacccaggATCCCCCCTGCCCCCGAACAAGCTTGTGAGTGCAGTGTCACATCCCATCGGGATGGAAATGGACGGTCGGGTTAAAAGGGACGCATGTGTAGACCCTGCCTCTGTGCATCAGGCCTCTTTTGAGAGTCCCTGCGTGCCAGGCGGTGCACAGAGGTGGAGAAGACTCGGCTGTGCCCCAGAGCACCTCCTCTCATCGAGGAAAGGACAGACAGTGGCTCCCCTGTGGCTGTGGGGACAAGGGCAGAGCTCCCTGGAacacaggagggagggaaggaagagaacatCTCAGAATCTCCCTCCTGATGGCAAACGATCCGGGTTAAATTAAGGTCCGGCCTTTTCCTGCTCAGGCATGTGGAGCTTGTAGTGGAAGAGGCTCTCTGGACCCTCATCCACCACAGTGGCCTGGTTAGAGACCTTGGGGAAATAACTCACAGGTGACCCAGGGCCTCTGTCCTGTACCGCAGCTGAGGGAAACTGTCCTGCGCTTCCACTGGGGACAATGCGCTCCCTCGTCTCCAGACTTTCCAGTCCTCATTCGGTTCTCGAAAGTCGCCTCCAGAAGCCCCATCTTGGGACCACCGTGACTTTCATTCTCCAGGGTGCCTGGCCTTGGTGCTGCCCAAGACCCCAGAGGGGCCCTCACTGGCCTTTCCTGCCTTTTCTCCCATTGCCCACCCATGCACCCCCATCCTGCTCCAGCACCCAGACTGCCATCCAGGATCTCCTCAAGTCACATAACAAGCAGCACCCACAAGGTGCTCCCTTCCCCCTAGCCTGAATCTGCTGCTCCCCGTCTGGGGTTCCCCGCCCATGCACCTCTGGGGGCCCCTGGGTTCTGCCATACCCTGCCCTGTGTCCCATGGTGGGGAATGTCCTTCTCTCCttatctcttcccttcccttaaATCCAAGTTCAGTTGccatctcctccaggaagtcttcctggatTCCCCTCTCTCTTCTTAAAGCCCCTGTAAACTCTGACCACACTGAGCATGTGTCTGCTGCTCCCTAGTCTGGGCCATGAGTGAGGGTGGAGGCCAAGTCTCATGCATTTTTGCAGCCCCCACAAGACTGTGCAGGTGGCCGGCCCTCATTGAATGCGGGGTTAATTTAACTCAGCCTCTGTGTGAGTGGATGATTCAGGTTGCCAGAGACAGAACCCTCAGCTTAGCATGGGAAGTAGCTTCCCTGTTGACCCTGAGTTCATCTGAGGTTGGCTTGGAAGGTGTGGGCACCATTTGGCCCAGTTCttacagctctgaagagagcagcaggaATGGGGCTGAGCAGGGAAGACAACTTTCCATTGAAGGCCCCTTTCAGGGCCAGAACTGTCCCTCCCACCCTGCAGCTGCCCTGCCTCTGCCCATGAGGGGTGAGAGTCAGGCGACCTCATGCCAAGTGTAGAAAGGGGCAGATGGGAGCCCCAGGTTATGACGTCACCATGCTGGGTGGAGGCAGCACGTCCAAATCTACTAAAGGGTTAAAGGAGAAAGGGTGACTTGACTTTTCTTGAGATATTTTGGGGGACGAAGTGTGGAAAAGTGGCAGAGGACACAGTCACAGCCTCCCTTAAATGCCAGGAAAGCCTAGAAAAATTGTCTGAAACTAAACCTCAGCCATAACAAAGACCAACACATGAATctccaggaaaaaagaaaaagaaaaatgtcatacAGGGTCCATGCACAAGAGCCTTTAAAATGACCCGCTGAAGGGTGTcaggcctcctcctcctggacTGGCCTGAAGGCTCCACGAGCTTTTGCTGAGACCTTTGGGTCCCTGTGGCCTCATGTAGTACCCAGTatgcagtaagtgctcaataaatgtttggctACAAAAGAGGCAAAGCTGGCGGAGTCTGAAGAATCCCTCAACCGTGCCGGAACAGATGCTAACACCAAAGGGAAAAGAGCAGGAGCCAAGTCACGTTTGGGAACCTGCAGAGGCTGAAAACTGCCGCAGATTGCTGCAAATCATTGGGGGAAAAACGGAAAACGTCTGTTTTCCCCTTTgtgcttttctctgttttcttctttgtgcttttctctgttttcaggatttgctacagtgaacatagattgctttggggccccaaatggaattattttgaaaggaaaatgcAGATAATCAGGTGGCCGCACTGGAGCACCAGCTGGGTAGGGGTAGAGATTGCAGGcaaggaggaggagctgggtggGGTGCCAGGCAGGAAGAGCCCGTAGGCCCCGCCGATCTTGTGGGAGTCGTGGGTGGCAGTGTTCCCTCCAGACTGTAAAAGGGAGCACCTGGCGGGAAGAGGGAATTCTTTTAAACATCATTCCAGTGCCCGAGCCTCCTGGACCTGTTGTCATCTTGAGGTGGGCCTCCCCTGGGTGACTCTAGTGTGCAGCCTGGCTGAGACTCAGTGGCCCTGGGTTCTTACTGCTGACACCTACCCTCAACCTCAACCACTGCGGCCTCCTGTGCACCCTGATCCAGTGGCTCATTTTCCACTTTCAGTCCCAGCTCTATCCCTATTTGCAGTTTCCAAGTGCCTGGTCCTCAGTCAGCTCAGACCCAGCCAGGCCAGCCCCTGGTTCCCACATCCCCTTTGCCAAGCTCATCCCCGCCCTGTTTGGCCTGCGGGAGTGGGAGTGTGTccagacacagagacaaaggaccagcttttaaaacattttgttggggccaggtgtggtggctcacacctaatccCAAcacctggggaggccaaggcagaaggatcacttgagtccaggagttcaagaccagcctgggcaacatagggagaccctgtctctacaattttttttttaattagctgggcctgttggcactctcctgtagttccagctactctagaggctgaggtgggaggactgcttgagcctgggaggtcagggctgcaatgagccatgttcacaccactgaacgccagcctgggcgagaccctgtatcaaaaaagtaaagtaaaatgaaTCCTGTACGTTATATTAAGGTGCCCCAAATTGTACTTAGAAGGATTTCATAGTTTTAAatacttttgttatttaaaaaattaaatgactgcAGCATATAAATTAGGTTCTTAATGGAGGGGAAAAAgagtacaagaaaagaaataagaatctagaaacaaagataagagcagaaataaaccaGAAAACACAACCTTGCActcctaacttaaaaaaaaaaatgaagaaaacacaacCAGTAAAACAACATATAACAGCATTAAGAGCTggctcctggctgggcgcggtggcgcatgcctgtaatcccaacactttgggaggccgatgctggaggatcacttgagaccaggagttcaaggttgcagtgagctatgatcataccactacaccctagcctgggcaacacagtgagactgagactctattaaaaaaaaaatgctggttccttccttatttcattcctttattcattcattcagacaACATTTATGGGGCACTTCTGAgcaccaggctctgtgctaagagCTTTTGCCCCCAGGGTCCAGGCCAGGGGACAGGGGCAGGTGAGCAGAGAAACAGGGCCAGTCACAGCAGCAGGAGGAATGTAGGATGGAGAGCTTGGCCAGGCAAGGACATGCAGGGGGAGCAGCCTGCACAAGTCAGCAAGCCAGAGAAGACAGGCAGACCCTTGTTTGGGACCTGTTCAGTGGCCTTTGAAAGGACAGCCCCCACCCGGAGTGCTGGGTGCAGGAGCTGAAGGAGGATAGTGGAACACTGCAACGTGGAGCTCTTCagagcaaaagcaaaataaacaactGGAGGCAGCTGGGGCAGCAGAGGGTGTGTGTTCAGCACTAAGGGGTGTGAAGCTTGAGCGCTAGGAGAGTTCACACTGGCAGAAGAGAGGTTGGGGCAGCTGCAAGCCTCTGGACATCGCCCGACAGGACAGAGGGTGGTGGACGGTGGCCCTGAAGAGAGGCTCAGTTCAGCTGGCAGTGGCCGTGGGAGTGCTGAAGCAGGCAGGCTGTCGGCATCTGCTGGGGACGGTTAAGCAGGGGTGAGGGCCCAGCCTCAGCAGCCCTTCTTGGGGGGTCGCTGGGAAACATAGAGGAGAACTGAAGAAGCAGGGAGTCCCAGGGTCCATGCAGGGCGAGAGAGAAGTTGCTCATGTGGGGCCCAGGCTGCAGGATCAGGAGAACTGGGGACCCTGTGACTGCCAGCGGGGAGAAGGGGGTGTGCAGGATCATGCCCAGGGAAGGGCCCAGGGGCCCAAGCATGGGGGGGCCTGGTTGGCTCTGAGAAGATGGAGCTAAAGTCACTTTCTCGGAGGATGTCCAGGCCAATAGTTGGGATGTGAAGACGTGAAGCAGCACAGAGCCTGGAAGCCCAGGATGGACAGAAACCTACCTGAGCAGTGGGGCTTTGAAAGCCTTGGGGCGGGGGGTGCAATATTCAAGATGGCCACAAGATGGCAATAGAATGCTGTAACTTTCTTGGTTCTGGGCCGCAGCCTGGGTGGCTGCTTCCTTCCCTGTGTGTAttgatttgtttctcttttttgagacagagtcttgctgggttgcccaggctggagtgcagtggtgcgatcatagctcactgcagccttgaagtcctgagctcaagagatccttccacctcagcctcctgagtagttgggaccacaggcttgcaccacagtgcccaactaatttcttatattttttgtagagatggggtttcactgtgtcgcccaggatggtcttgaactcctgggctcaagtgatcctcctgcctcagcctcgcaaattgctgggattacaggtgtgagccaccatgcccgaccttcTCTTTTTaagggcgtgtgtgtgtgtgtgtgtgtgtgggcgcaCTCTCGTCTTCACCTTCCCccagccttgctctgtctctaCCCAGTCACCTCTGCCCATCTCTCcgatctgtttctctctccttttacccctctttcctccctcctcataCACCACTGACCATTATAGAGAACTGAGtattctaaaaatacattttatttatttattttgagacagagtctcactctgtcacccaggctggagtgcagtggtgcaatctcggctcactgcaacctccgcctcccaggttgaagcaactctcctgcctcagcctccctagtagctgggattacaagcacacaccaccatgcctagcaaatttttatatttttagtagaggaggggtgtcaccatgtttgccaagctggtctcaaactcctggcctcaggtgatctgcctaccttggtctcccaaagtgctgggattacaggtgtgagccaccacgcctgcccttaaaaatacattatatttaatagCAAAGCCCCAGTTGTCACTTTAAAAAGCATCTATGTAGAACATTTATGTGGAATAAATACAGTGAATTTGTACGTGGAATCGTTTGCCTCTCCTCAATCAGGGCCAGGGATGCAGGTGAGCTTGGGCTGAGATGTCAGACCCCACAGTAAGTGGGGGGCAGAGCCAGGCTGGGACCCTCCTCTAGGACAGCTCTGTAACTCTGAGACCCTCCAGGCATCTTTTCCTGTACCTCAGTGCTTCTGAAAAATCTGTGTGAATCAAATCATTTTAAAGGAGCTTGGGTTCATCACTGTTTAAAGGACAGTGTAAATAATTCTGAAGGTGACTCTACCCTGTTATTTGATCTCTTCTTTGGCCAGCTGACTTAACAGGACATAGACAGGTTTTCCTGTGTCAGTTCCTAAGCTGATCACCTTGGACTTGAAGAGGAGGCTTGTGTGGGCATCCAGTGCCCACCCCGGGTTAAACTCCCAGCAGAGTATTGCACTGGGCTTGCTGAGCCTGGTGAGGCAAAGCACAGCACAGCGAGCACCAGGCAGTGCTGGAGACAGGCCAAGTCTGGGCCAGCCTGGGAGCCAACTGTGAGGCACGGACGGGGCTGTGGGGCTGTGGGGCTGCAGGCTtggggccagggagggagggCTGGGCTCTTTGGAACAGCCTTGAGAGAACTGAACCCAAACAAAACCAGATCAAGGTCTAGTGAGAGCTTAGGGCTGCTTTGGGTGCTCCAGGAAATTGATTAAACCAAGTGGACacacacccccagccccacctcaccACAGCCTCTCCTTCAGGGTCAAACTCTGACCACAGACATTTCTCCCCTGACTAGGAGTTCCCTGGATCAAAATTGGGAGCTTGCAACACATCGTTCTCTCCCTTGATGGTTTTTGTCAGTGTCTATCCAGAGCTGAAGTGTAATATATATGTTACTGTAGCTGAGAAATTAAATTTCAGGATTCTGATTTCATAATGACAACcattcctcttttctctcccttctgtAAATCTAAGATTCTATAAACGGTGTTGACTTAATGTGACAATTGGCAGTAGTTCAGGTCTGCTTTGTAAATACCCTTGTGTCTATTGTAAAATCTCACAAAGGCTTGTTGCCTTTTTTGTGGGGTTAGAACAAGAAAAAGccacatggaaaaaaaatttcttttttgtttttttgtttgcttgtttttttgagacagagtttcactctgtcgcccaggctggagtgcagtggtgcgatctccgcccactgcaagctccacctcccgggttcatgctattctcctgtctcagcctcccaagtagctgggactgcaggtgcccgccaccacacctggctaatttttttgtatttttagtagagacggggtttcaccgtgttagccaggatggtctcaatctcctgacctcgtcatctgcctgcctcggcctcccaaagtgctgagattacaggcgtgagccaccgtgcccggccagaaaaaaacatttctaagtATGTGGCAGATACTGAATTATTGCTTAATGTCCTTTGattcatttgtttaatttctttaatggATTAGTACAGAAAACAAAGTTCTCTTCCTTGAAAAACTGGTAAGTTTTCTTTGTCAGATAAGGAGAGTTAAATAACCCATGACATTTCCCTTTTTGCCTCGGCTTCCAGGAAGCTCAAAGTTAAATGTAATGATCACTCTTGTAATTATCAGTGTT comes from Homo sapiens chromosome 17, GRCh38.p14 Primary Assembly and encodes:
- the STH gene encoding saitohin, giving the protein MSEGGGQVSCIFAAPTRLCRWPALIECGVNLTQPLCEWMIQVARDRTLSLAWEVASLLTLSSSEVGLEGVGTIWPSSYSSEESSRNGAEQGRQLSIEGPFQGQNCPSHPAAALPLPMRGESQATSCQV